One stretch of Corynebacterium auriscanis DNA includes these proteins:
- a CDS encoding M3 family metallopeptidase, which yields MNYFLQPSELPYELPDFEAVDKALEDGSIIPAFQTAIDDHAAEIAAIANNPSQPTWENTFEALEESGEMLDRVLAIVFNYSGSMATDKIQDIEAKISPVLAAHTSDMLLNEKLWKRIQAIPAAPEGGEEEALQKYWTRRFVRGGANLDKDQRATLCEIDAQLAELTTAFGTTLQQATADNAVLFTDADQVEGLSESEKAYFAQAAKDEGKQGWLIRLGLPSVQPILESLTNPEARAHIHEASLHRAKGATHKALLQIAQLRARRANLLGYDTHADFVAEVETAGSRQAVEELLNQLTPAAVANAWGEYKRAADKRAVSEGAEGTLSSADWPYWAGKLRSEELSVDEAELKKYFPLDSVLEAGAFYAAERLYGIKVTRREDLTGYHPDVKVWEVTEGDSGEGIGLLLTDMYARPTKRGGAWMSSFVDQSNLKGQAPVVVNVMNIAKPAAGEQALLTIDEVMTVFHEFGHGLHGLLSDVRYPSLSGTSVPRDFVEFPSQINENWALEPEILANYARHVDTGEPLPAELVQAVREQSKWGQGFATTEYLAACWVDLAWHTLSFDDAQQVTDVEDFEASALQRAGVDMDGMIAPRYRSEYFNHIFAGGYSAGYWSYLWAEVLDADGFQAFVDTGAARGESVDGDIDPDDVRAAGDRFRRMILSRGATIDYEDAFWMFRGQQKSVEPLLRRRGLDGAVQ from the coding sequence ATGAACTACTTCCTGCAACCTTCCGAATTGCCCTATGAGCTTCCTGACTTCGAAGCAGTGGATAAGGCGCTGGAAGACGGCTCGATAATCCCGGCTTTCCAGACCGCCATCGATGATCACGCGGCAGAGATCGCAGCGATCGCCAACAATCCCAGTCAGCCGACGTGGGAGAACACGTTCGAGGCACTCGAAGAATCCGGCGAGATGCTGGACCGAGTATTGGCAATTGTCTTTAACTATTCCGGCTCCATGGCCACCGACAAGATTCAAGACATCGAGGCCAAGATTTCCCCTGTACTGGCAGCGCACACCAGCGACATGCTGCTGAACGAGAAACTGTGGAAGCGGATCCAGGCTATCCCGGCTGCACCCGAGGGTGGGGAAGAAGAAGCACTGCAAAAGTACTGGACGCGCCGATTCGTGCGCGGTGGGGCCAACTTGGATAAGGATCAGCGCGCCACGCTGTGTGAAATCGATGCACAATTGGCCGAACTGACGACTGCTTTCGGCACTACCTTGCAACAAGCCACCGCCGATAACGCGGTTCTTTTCACCGATGCCGATCAGGTGGAAGGCCTGAGTGAGAGCGAAAAAGCCTACTTTGCGCAGGCCGCGAAGGATGAAGGCAAGCAGGGATGGCTCATCCGGTTGGGATTGCCTTCCGTGCAGCCGATTCTGGAAAGTTTGACCAATCCCGAAGCACGAGCCCACATCCACGAGGCATCTCTGCACCGTGCCAAGGGCGCCACGCACAAGGCGTTGCTGCAGATCGCGCAATTGCGGGCGCGCCGGGCTAACTTGCTGGGGTATGACACACACGCGGATTTCGTGGCGGAGGTGGAAACCGCAGGCAGTCGCCAGGCTGTGGAGGAACTGCTGAACCAGTTGACCCCGGCGGCCGTGGCCAACGCGTGGGGTGAGTACAAGCGGGCAGCGGATAAACGCGCGGTCTCCGAAGGCGCAGAAGGTACATTATCCAGCGCCGATTGGCCATATTGGGCAGGAAAGCTGCGCTCCGAAGAACTCAGCGTAGATGAAGCCGAGTTGAAGAAGTACTTCCCGCTGGATTCCGTGTTGGAGGCTGGGGCATTCTATGCAGCCGAACGCCTGTATGGCATCAAGGTCACCCGGCGCGAGGACCTCACGGGTTACCACCCGGATGTCAAGGTGTGGGAGGTGACCGAAGGGGATAGCGGCGAAGGCATCGGCTTGCTGCTCACCGATATGTACGCGCGCCCCACCAAACGCGGTGGCGCGTGGATGAGCAGCTTCGTGGACCAATCGAACCTCAAAGGCCAAGCCCCCGTTGTGGTCAATGTGATGAACATTGCGAAACCTGCGGCAGGTGAGCAGGCGCTGCTAACGATCGATGAGGTCATGACCGTGTTCCACGAGTTTGGGCATGGATTGCACGGTTTGCTCTCTGACGTGCGGTATCCCAGCTTGTCTGGCACCAGCGTGCCCCGCGACTTTGTAGAGTTCCCATCCCAGATCAACGAAAACTGGGCGCTGGAGCCGGAGATCCTGGCTAACTATGCGCGTCACGTGGATACAGGTGAACCACTGCCGGCAGAGCTGGTGCAGGCTGTTCGTGAGCAGTCGAAGTGGGGCCAGGGATTTGCCACTACCGAGTACCTCGCGGCGTGCTGGGTGGACTTGGCTTGGCATACACTTTCTTTTGACGACGCCCAACAGGTCACCGATGTAGAGGATTTCGAGGCGTCCGCTTTGCAGCGGGCCGGGGTGGATATGGATGGCATGATCGCGCCGCGGTACCGTTCCGAGTACTTCAACCACATTTTCGCGGGAGGGTACTCCGCGGGCTACTGGTCCTACCTGTGGGCCGAGGTGTTGGATGCAGATGGTTTCCAAGCGTTTGTCGATACCGGCGCGGCGCGTGGGGAATCGGTAGATGGGGACATTGACCCAGACGACGTGCGTGCAGCCGGAGATCGGTTCCGCCGAATGATCTTGTCCCGTGGTGCAACTATCGATTACGAAGATGCGTTCTGGATGTTCCGCGGGCAGCAGAAGTCCGTGGAACCGCTGTTGCGCCGGCGTGGGTTGGATGGCGCCGTTCAATGA
- a CDS encoding carboxylesterase family protein has protein sequence MTAPTSQAHPPLDIATEQGTVRGWRGDVADHWTAVPYANDLANTADLFSLPTAPSPYPDGLLIADRSRRGSRHTLSIASPAGACLSDAARPVVVFIHGGRYEMGEADSLWYRGSNFARDNCVYVAVNYRLRFEGFLPLADEPDVAQSQRRPIYRGVEDIFCALQWVQRNIASFGGDPSNVTLMGQSAGGALTHWVLSDPRSQGLVHRGVCLSMGLPRTGWPERVDMARKVLGGPLTMDHIGSLSRQQVKSAYQSFAAKYPSDCAVGPFPWDPTALRDLPMIMGSMRDEFVRTPIATKWDPYFTSKNPAKRLVARAVAVLAAKTMGLGIGVASKTNWRALTHDERAYYRYERGEQPFRPIGHMVGDSTIRRFVSAALEARGDAPTWAYEFHSGRGEASQHSPEQHCKDSDAQHCGDLPLVFDDLTTEPESVEGFCGKDAPARLQPLATRFHHIVVDFAHGKDPDWPRYQPHGERLTKLFDMSDCSESVASDPLREVRRLFPFAD, from the coding sequence ATGACTGCACCCACCTCGCAAGCTCACCCTCCGCTGGATATCGCCACTGAACAAGGAACGGTTCGTGGCTGGCGAGGAGATGTTGCCGACCATTGGACCGCTGTCCCCTATGCCAATGATCTGGCCAATACGGCGGATCTGTTCTCCCTTCCCACTGCCCCCTCCCCTTACCCTGACGGTCTTTTAATCGCCGATCGCTCCCGTCGCGGTTCGCGACATACTTTGAGCATTGCCTCTCCTGCTGGGGCTTGTTTATCCGACGCCGCGCGCCCCGTCGTCGTGTTTATCCATGGTGGTCGGTACGAGATGGGTGAGGCTGATTCCCTGTGGTACCGTGGCAGCAATTTTGCTAGGGACAACTGTGTTTATGTGGCCGTGAACTACCGTCTGCGTTTTGAGGGATTCTTGCCACTTGCCGACGAACCAGATGTGGCGCAATCTCAGCGTCGACCGATATACCGGGGTGTGGAAGATATCTTTTGCGCGCTGCAGTGGGTGCAGCGCAACATCGCCAGTTTCGGTGGTGATCCGAGCAACGTCACGCTCATGGGTCAGTCCGCCGGTGGCGCCTTGACGCACTGGGTGCTTTCGGATCCCCGCAGCCAGGGGTTGGTGCACCGCGGTGTGTGCCTATCTATGGGGTTGCCACGCACGGGCTGGCCGGAACGCGTGGATATGGCTCGCAAAGTCCTCGGCGGTCCGCTGACCATGGACCACATCGGCAGCTTAAGCCGGCAACAAGTGAAATCTGCATATCAGAGTTTCGCTGCCAAATACCCGTCGGATTGTGCAGTCGGACCGTTCCCCTGGGACCCAACGGCCCTGCGCGATCTACCTATGATCATGGGTAGCATGCGAGATGAGTTCGTACGTACGCCGATTGCCACGAAATGGGATCCGTATTTCACCAGCAAGAACCCCGCCAAACGCCTTGTAGCCCGCGCAGTAGCGGTGCTTGCCGCTAAGACTATGGGGTTGGGGATCGGGGTGGCGTCGAAAACAAATTGGCGAGCCCTGACACACGATGAGCGGGCCTACTACCGTTACGAGCGCGGCGAGCAGCCCTTTCGGCCAATCGGTCACATGGTGGGCGATTCAACAATTCGCCGCTTTGTGTCCGCTGCATTGGAGGCGCGCGGTGATGCGCCTACCTGGGCATATGAATTCCACAGTGGGCGTGGGGAGGCGAGCCAGCATTCTCCGGAGCAACACTGCAAGGATTCCGATGCGCAGCACTGTGGGGACCTTCCGTTGGTTTTCGATGATCTCACCACCGAGCCCGAGTCCGTCGAAGGCTTCTGTGGCAAAGACGCGCCCGCGCGCCTGCAACCACTGGCAACGCGTTTCCATCACATCGTGGTGGATTTCGCGCATGGCAAGGATCCCGATTGGCCCCGCTACCAGCCCCACGGTGAGCGACTGACGAAGTTGTTCGATATGAGCGATTGCTCCGAATCTGTGGCCAGCGATCCGCTACGTGAGGTGCGCCGGCTATTCCCCTTTGCCGATTAA
- a CDS encoding MalY/PatB family protein, translating into MTDSTDLKLVCVPDETTLRRRGTMKWTVYPDDVLPAWVAESDFATCPVVHDAIRQAVDNEYFGYERRDGSPQRAFAEFQRERFGWDVDPKWVRLVPDVVKGVAVAIDELTPADSAIVITTPSYFPFFDVPRATKRPAIFVPMVRTAGSGTGGSGSEEWAFDYDALDSAFEQAGSMIVCNPYNPLGRAFRPEELQRLVELADRHGVRLISDEIHAPVVYSPATHTPTASISDVAAQVTVTVTATSKGWNTAGLHCAQMVFTNPEDRAVMDKVHPLRTGAASTLGQVSMMAAYVQGQEWLDEELAYLSGNLDLLEQRLPQALPGAQFERPEASFLLWVDLRGVPGLAEKPAAKILERARVAFSEGTSFGDEGEGHVRINFATSRAILNEILDRLEAVSFTD; encoded by the coding sequence ATGACCGATTCAACTGATCTCAAGCTGGTGTGCGTTCCCGACGAAACCACGTTGCGACGTCGCGGGACGATGAAGTGGACGGTCTACCCGGATGACGTCCTGCCCGCATGGGTAGCCGAGAGCGATTTCGCCACCTGCCCTGTGGTGCACGATGCCATCAGACAGGCCGTGGATAACGAGTACTTCGGGTATGAGCGCCGAGATGGCTCCCCGCAGCGCGCGTTTGCAGAGTTCCAGCGCGAGCGTTTTGGGTGGGATGTGGACCCGAAGTGGGTGCGCTTGGTGCCGGACGTGGTGAAGGGCGTGGCGGTCGCCATTGACGAACTAACGCCCGCCGACAGCGCCATCGTTATCACCACGCCCAGTTACTTCCCGTTTTTCGACGTGCCACGTGCCACCAAACGCCCGGCGATCTTCGTGCCGATGGTGCGCACGGCTGGATCTGGTACAGGCGGATCGGGTTCTGAGGAGTGGGCTTTTGATTACGACGCTCTAGATAGCGCCTTTGAGCAGGCCGGTTCCATGATCGTGTGCAACCCCTACAACCCGCTGGGGCGCGCATTCCGTCCCGAGGAACTGCAGCGGCTAGTGGAGTTAGCCGATCGGCACGGGGTGCGCCTGATTTCCGACGAGATCCACGCGCCCGTGGTGTATTCCCCCGCCACGCACACCCCCACCGCGTCGATTTCCGATGTGGCAGCGCAGGTAACTGTCACCGTGACAGCGACGTCGAAGGGGTGGAACACCGCAGGGCTGCACTGCGCGCAGATGGTATTCACCAATCCAGAAGACCGCGCGGTCATGGACAAGGTGCATCCATTGCGCACAGGTGCGGCTTCTACCTTGGGGCAAGTATCCATGATGGCCGCATATGTGCAAGGGCAAGAGTGGCTGGATGAAGAGCTAGCTTACCTCTCCGGGAACCTCGATCTGCTGGAACAGCGACTTCCCCAGGCCCTGCCGGGCGCCCAGTTCGAGCGGCCGGAAGCCAGCTTTCTGCTGTGGGTAGATCTGCGCGGGGTACCCGGACTGGCAGAAAAGCCGGCTGCCAAGATTCTGGAACGTGCGCGTGTGGCCTTCAGCGAAGGCACCAGTTTCGGTGACGAGGGCGAAGGGCACGTACGTATCAATTTTGCGACGTCACGCGCTATTCTTAATGAAATTCTAGACCGGTTGGAGGCTGTCTCATTCACCGACTAG
- a CDS encoding 4-alpha-glucanotransferase has translation MNSDVTRTLHELADHCGVATSYTGQDGSTVTVDEATIIFTLRELGVDIPSDGVEAFHLDAALATMKYHKLARMIPPTVTARAQRAQNLTVNCVDGERVQVTAILEDGSEHVLEQLNTWVPPETVSVPAGVASNQKNNEATETNMTFGTATFQLPKLPAGWHTLRVQAETTQAEATLLVSPDRLSKTQELLDNPATGVMAQLYSVRDTGAWGLGDYATIGALGRALNQLGGADFLLVNPMHAAEVAIPVEDSPYLPTTRRYSNPIYLRIENIPEYRQRPELHDDIAQLRAGVATANDQAELLDRNAVWAAKLQALAAIYEAGLPVDRLRQLQEFIDREGEGLEGFVTWCQASAGDWSNLGANFWAWVQMLCQEQELAAQNELKQYQRIGLLADLAVGVHPGGADARSLEYVLAPGASVGAPPDGYNQQGQDWSQPPWHPWKLAEHGYLPWRDMLRTILRTAGGIRVDHVLGLFRLWWIPRMQSPTTGTYVHYDHEAMVGALILEAERAGAVVVGEDLGTFEPWVQQYLADRHVLGTTVVWFEGDANGPKSPDRYRELSLTSVTTHDLPPTASYLRGGHITLREELGVLTTTVEEEFSNDAQWQVQVLSKIAQAGAFAGLPFEEYSARIADELQDPVHGRDNRPGGADGLGGDNPGNAHSSGIIEGMHRFLALTPSAMRCVALADMVGDVRAQNQPGTTQDVYPNWRIPLCDHDGNAVTVEDLPNKALARNVLRAARG, from the coding sequence ATGAATTCAGATGTCACCCGCACTCTGCACGAGCTGGCCGATCACTGTGGCGTAGCCACGTCCTACACGGGCCAGGACGGCAGCACAGTTACGGTCGACGAGGCCACAATCATCTTTACTTTGCGGGAGTTGGGGGTCGACATCCCTTCCGACGGTGTGGAAGCTTTTCATCTCGACGCCGCGCTGGCCACGATGAAATACCACAAATTGGCGCGAATGATCCCCCCGACAGTGACTGCACGGGCGCAGCGCGCACAAAACCTCACAGTGAACTGTGTCGATGGTGAACGCGTCCAAGTCACGGCCATCCTCGAAGATGGCTCCGAGCACGTGCTCGAACAGCTGAATACGTGGGTGCCACCGGAAACGGTGTCCGTGCCGGCCGGGGTGGCGTCAAATCAAAAAAACAACGAAGCAACCGAAACCAACATGACTTTCGGAACCGCTACCTTCCAGCTGCCGAAGCTGCCCGCAGGGTGGCATACACTGCGAGTGCAGGCCGAAACCACGCAGGCGGAGGCCACGTTGTTGGTGAGCCCGGATCGGTTGAGCAAGACCCAGGAACTGCTAGACAACCCAGCCACGGGGGTGATGGCGCAACTGTACTCGGTGCGCGATACCGGCGCGTGGGGGCTGGGCGATTATGCCACGATCGGAGCACTGGGGCGGGCGCTCAACCAATTGGGCGGGGCAGATTTCTTACTGGTCAACCCCATGCATGCGGCCGAGGTGGCAATCCCGGTAGAGGATTCGCCGTACCTGCCGACCACGCGCCGCTACTCCAACCCCATTTACCTGCGCATTGAGAACATTCCAGAGTATCGACAAAGGCCGGAACTACACGACGATATCGCCCAGTTGCGCGCCGGGGTGGCTACGGCCAACGACCAGGCCGAGCTGCTAGATCGCAACGCAGTTTGGGCTGCCAAACTGCAGGCGCTAGCGGCCATCTACGAGGCGGGCCTGCCAGTAGACAGGCTGCGACAGCTGCAGGAGTTCATTGACCGCGAAGGCGAGGGCCTCGAAGGTTTCGTCACGTGGTGCCAAGCGAGCGCGGGCGATTGGTCGAACCTCGGAGCCAATTTCTGGGCTTGGGTGCAGATGCTATGCCAGGAACAAGAACTGGCAGCACAAAACGAACTGAAACAATACCAGCGTATTGGGCTGCTGGCGGACCTCGCCGTGGGTGTGCACCCCGGTGGCGCCGATGCGCGCAGCTTGGAATACGTATTGGCTCCGGGTGCCAGCGTGGGTGCACCACCGGACGGATACAACCAGCAAGGACAAGACTGGTCGCAACCGCCATGGCATCCGTGGAAGCTAGCCGAGCACGGTTACCTCCCGTGGCGGGATATGCTCCGCACAATTCTGCGCACTGCCGGAGGGATCCGCGTTGATCACGTGCTGGGGTTGTTCCGACTGTGGTGGATTCCCCGAATGCAATCCCCCACCACGGGCACATATGTGCACTATGACCACGAGGCAATGGTCGGAGCACTCATCCTCGAAGCCGAGCGGGCCGGGGCCGTGGTGGTCGGTGAAGACCTTGGCACGTTCGAACCCTGGGTGCAGCAGTACCTAGCCGATCGACACGTGTTGGGAACCACCGTGGTGTGGTTCGAAGGCGATGCCAACGGACCAAAATCTCCGGATCGTTACCGAGAGCTCAGCCTGACAAGCGTGACCACCCACGATTTACCACCCACTGCGAGTTACCTACGGGGTGGTCACATCACGCTGCGCGAAGAACTAGGTGTGTTGACGACCACCGTGGAGGAAGAGTTTTCTAACGACGCGCAGTGGCAGGTGCAGGTGCTATCGAAGATTGCCCAAGCCGGCGCTTTCGCAGGGTTGCCATTCGAGGAGTATTCTGCGCGCATCGCCGACGAACTACAGGACCCTGTGCATGGTCGCGATAACCGCCCCGGTGGCGCCGATGGGTTGGGCGGCGATAATCCCGGCAACGCACACAGCTCCGGCATTATCGAGGGTATGCACCGCTTCCTCGCCTTGACCCCCAGCGCGATGCGATGCGTTGCGCTGGCGGATATGGTCGGCGACGTGCGGGCCCAAAACCAGCCAGGCACCACCCAAGATGTCTACCCCAACTGGCGCATTCCTCTATGCGATCACGATGGGAACGCCGTCACCGTGGAAGACCTGCCCAACAAGGCATTAGCCCGGAACGTACTGCGGGCAGCGCGGGGATAA
- a CDS encoding aminotransferase class III-fold pyridoxal phosphate-dependent enzyme: protein MNTKGELVGVKEEKARLEEKQTRTNDRAHVFHSWSAQAKIDPQPLAAASGAWVFDYEGKGYLDLGSQLVSANLGHGHPALVRAIQRQAARISNLNPAFANDQRSELAAGIIARAQGEFSHVFFTNGGADAVEHAIRMARLSTGKSKILTAYRSYHGATGSAMMATGEARRHGNPTTDGDIRHFWGPFNYRSAFYASSPEQECERALEHLEQTLIAEDDVAAVLIESMVGSSGVIAPPAGYLEGIREICDRHGALWIADEVMVGFGRTGKLFAYEHGGSDLQPDLVTFAKGVNAGMVPLGGVMMTADVEKTFEERPYPGGLTYSGHPLAVAPGVAALEVYEAEGIFDRVATLGKEVLGPGLQRIGERYGIVGNVRGLGFFWALEFVQDAEAKTPLDGATMGKIGGALKQAGIWPVVSGHRIHVAPPLVTSEADLMFALEQLDKAIAAVA, encoded by the coding sequence GTGAACACGAAAGGCGAACTGGTCGGCGTCAAAGAAGAAAAAGCTCGGCTAGAAGAGAAACAAACCCGCACCAACGACCGCGCCCACGTTTTCCACAGCTGGTCGGCGCAAGCAAAGATTGATCCGCAACCATTGGCAGCAGCCAGCGGTGCGTGGGTTTTCGATTACGAAGGCAAGGGATACCTGGATTTGGGCTCCCAGCTGGTTTCCGCCAATCTGGGCCACGGACATCCGGCATTGGTGCGGGCCATTCAACGCCAAGCTGCACGGATCTCCAACCTCAACCCGGCATTCGCCAACGACCAGCGCAGTGAGCTCGCCGCTGGCATCATTGCGCGTGCACAAGGTGAGTTCAGTCATGTCTTCTTCACCAACGGTGGCGCGGATGCTGTTGAGCACGCTATCCGCATGGCACGTCTCAGTACCGGAAAATCGAAGATCCTCACGGCCTACCGCAGTTACCACGGCGCTACGGGCTCAGCGATGATGGCCACTGGTGAGGCCCGCCGTCACGGCAATCCCACTACCGATGGGGACATCCGGCACTTCTGGGGGCCATTCAATTACCGCAGTGCGTTCTACGCTAGCTCTCCAGAACAAGAGTGCGAGCGCGCGCTGGAGCACTTAGAACAAACGTTGATCGCCGAAGACGATGTCGCCGCCGTACTGATCGAGTCGATGGTCGGCTCCAGCGGTGTGATCGCTCCCCCAGCCGGTTACCTCGAGGGCATACGTGAAATCTGCGATCGCCACGGTGCGTTGTGGATCGCCGACGAGGTCATGGTTGGATTCGGCCGCACAGGAAAGCTGTTCGCTTACGAGCACGGCGGTTCTGACCTGCAGCCTGATCTGGTGACCTTCGCCAAAGGGGTTAATGCCGGAATGGTTCCCCTCGGTGGTGTGATGATGACGGCCGACGTGGAGAAGACCTTCGAAGAGCGCCCCTACCCCGGTGGTTTGACGTATTCCGGTCACCCACTGGCAGTGGCTCCAGGTGTTGCCGCGCTGGAGGTATACGAGGCAGAGGGAATCTTCGATCGCGTTGCCACCTTGGGCAAGGAAGTTCTAGGCCCGGGGTTGCAGCGGATCGGCGAGAGGTACGGAATTGTTGGAAACGTTCGTGGCTTGGGATTCTTCTGGGCGTTGGAGTTTGTGCAGGACGCGGAAGCGAAGACCCCTTTGGATGGTGCAACCATGGGCAAGATCGGCGGTGCGCTAAAGCAGGCCGGTATCTGGCCAGTTGTTTCCGGCCACCGCATTCACGTTGCGCCACCCTTGGTGACGAGCGAAGCCGACCTGATGTTTGCGCTGGAGCAATTGGATAAGGCTATTGCTGCGGTGGCGTAA
- a CDS encoding ABC transporter ATP-binding protein, translating into MIASFARIFRTTRELWPFYIIVVIASLATAILALVAPFLVKEATDAIVAAVNSRGENPQAVSDASRTVIYLALALLGAELLSTIVRNIGGWYGDVMSMRMRQILSNRYFAKLLALPQSYYDKQVTGTIISRLDRSILGLTDFIKSFANNFFSMLITVIMILVITAIYYWPLALLLAIIFPLYLYLTMLTSRKWIVWEKDKNEHIDIAQGRFAEVIGQVKVVKSFVTELRELRLFQGHFAETIKLTKVQSRFWHWMDVLRMGGMNVIFAAIYLTLFWRTLHGDFSIGDMVLLLQLVTMARQPASMMSWMVDTAQRAAAGSREYFEVMEELDEPSATRPLLEAARPGGPMLVDEGDIKSAAVPQLQAPSSGPVIEFDAVTFGYLANEPVIHDVSFAASENETMALVGESGGGKSTLVNLLLGLYRPSSGTLRVCGRDVTELTAAELRSSVGVVFQEPALFSGTIRENIAYAKPGATQEEIEDVAKRAFAHDFIMGFTDGYDTLIGERGLRLSGGQKQRIAVARAMLKDAPVLILDEATSALDTKAERVVQAGLDELMVGRTTLVIAHRLSTIADVDKIITLDNGRVDECGSPAELAVSGGIYSELLRLTNSNSAADRKRLKAFGFYDHAEGEDEDEDEEKLIEQH; encoded by the coding sequence GTGATTGCATCCTTCGCGCGGATCTTCCGCACTACCCGTGAGCTCTGGCCCTTCTACATCATCGTGGTGATCGCCAGTTTGGCTACCGCGATACTAGCCTTGGTTGCCCCTTTCCTCGTCAAGGAAGCTACAGACGCAATCGTGGCAGCCGTCAACAGCCGTGGCGAAAACCCCCAGGCCGTATCCGATGCCTCCCGCACGGTGATTTACCTAGCCCTGGCGTTACTGGGTGCCGAACTACTCAGCACGATCGTTCGCAATATCGGCGGTTGGTACGGCGATGTGATGAGTATGCGGATGCGCCAAATCCTGTCTAATCGCTATTTCGCCAAGCTGCTTGCCCTCCCGCAGTCGTACTACGACAAGCAGGTCACCGGCACCATCATTTCTCGTCTAGACCGCTCGATCTTGGGGTTGACGGATTTCATCAAATCCTTCGCCAACAACTTTTTCTCCATGCTCATCACGGTGATCATGATCTTGGTGATTACCGCAATCTACTATTGGCCACTCGCTCTGCTGCTGGCGATTATCTTTCCGCTGTATCTCTACCTCACCATGCTCACGTCTAGAAAGTGGATTGTGTGGGAGAAGGACAAAAATGAGCACATCGATATCGCTCAAGGTCGCTTCGCTGAAGTCATCGGACAAGTTAAGGTCGTAAAGTCTTTCGTCACCGAGCTTCGCGAACTGCGCCTGTTCCAAGGTCACTTTGCTGAAACTATCAAGCTCACCAAGGTGCAGTCCCGCTTCTGGCACTGGATGGATGTGCTGCGCATGGGTGGTATGAACGTCATCTTCGCGGCCATCTACCTCACGCTGTTTTGGCGCACGCTCCACGGAGATTTTTCCATCGGCGACATGGTTTTGCTGCTGCAGCTTGTGACTATGGCCCGCCAGCCAGCCTCCATGATGAGCTGGATGGTGGATACCGCGCAACGTGCAGCCGCAGGTTCACGCGAATACTTCGAAGTGATGGAGGAGCTGGACGAGCCCTCAGCGACTCGCCCTCTTTTGGAGGCCGCGCGTCCCGGGGGTCCGATGTTGGTGGACGAGGGTGATATTAAGTCGGCCGCCGTACCCCAGCTGCAGGCTCCTTCTTCTGGGCCAGTTATTGAATTCGACGCCGTCACGTTCGGCTACCTCGCCAATGAACCGGTGATTCACGATGTGTCGTTTGCGGCTTCTGAAAACGAAACCATGGCTCTGGTAGGTGAATCCGGTGGCGGAAAATCCACACTGGTCAATCTACTGCTGGGTCTGTACCGGCCCAGTTCGGGAACCCTGCGAGTGTGCGGTCGCGACGTCACGGAACTTACCGCCGCTGAACTGCGCAGCTCCGTGGGGGTGGTTTTCCAAGAACCTGCGCTGTTTTCCGGCACGATCCGCGAGAACATTGCCTATGCCAAGCCAGGGGCCACCCAGGAAGAAATCGAGGATGTCGCGAAGCGAGCCTTTGCCCATGACTTCATCATGGGATTCACCGATGGGTACGACACCCTGATTGGCGAGCGGGGCCTGCGCCTGTCTGGTGGCCAGAAGCAGCGTATCGCGGTGGCCCGGGCCATGCTCAAGGATGCTCCCGTGCTCATTCTGGACGAAGCCACCTCAGCGTTAGATACCAAGGCCGAACGCGTAGTCCAGGCCGGCCTAGATGAGCTGATGGTGGGGCGCACCACTTTGGTGATCGCCCACCGACTGTCGACGATCGCGGACGTAGATAAAATCATCACCTTGGATAACGGCCGCGTGGATGAATGTGGTTCCCCCGCGGAATTGGCCGTTTCGGGTGGCATCTACTCCGAACTGTTGCGATTGACTAACTCCAATTCGGCGGCAGATCGCAAGCGGTTGAAAGCTTTCGGGTTCTACGACCACGCCGAGGGCGAGGACGAAGACGAAGACGAAGAAAAACTGATCGAGCAACACTAA